The genomic DNA AGGACTCGATCTCGGAGGCCGGCCAATGGCGGCCGCTGCTCAGCATCGCCGGCCTCGAATCGACCTACGCCGAGCTCTATCCGGGCGAGGAGATCCGGGGCGAGCGGGTGATCAACCTCCTGACCCGCGAGGCCTCCTATGCCCACTCGATTTTGAATTGCCTGCGCCAGGCCCGGGAGAACGCCCGGCTAGTCCGGGACCGGCTTTCCAAGGAGATGTGGGAGTGCATGAACGAGATGTGGCTGCGGCTCAACGTCCGCCTGCGGGGGCCCCTGCCGCTGGAGGAATGGCCCGAGTTCCACAAGTCGGTGCGCAACGGCGTCGCGCTCTTCCACGGCCTCACCGTCAGCACGATGATGCGAGGCGAGGGCTTCGACTACGTCCAGCTCGGCACCTTCCTGGAGCGGGCCGACATGACCGCCCGGATCCTCGACGTCCGCTACCACTTGCTGCTGCCCGACCTCTCGATGGTCGGCTCGCCGCTCGATTATTACCAATGGGCGGCCCTGCTCAAATCGCTCTCCGGCTTCGAGGCCTACCGGCGCAAGGTCCATGCCGGCTTCCGGCCGATCGACGTCGCCGAGTTCGTCATCTTCGAGCGCGATTTTCCGCGCTCGCTGCGCTACAGCGTCGAAAGGATTTATTCCTCGCTCCAAAGCCTCGGGGCCTCGACCCTCCAGCAGGCCTCCTTCGCCCTGGTCGGCAACCTGCTCGAAGAGTGGAACCACATCAGCATCCAGGAGATCTTCTTCGAGAAGGGGCTCCATGAGTTTCTCCAGGATTTTCTGAAGTCGGCCTCGGAGCTGCACTTCGCCTTGAGCAAGGATTTCTTCACCACCTACGTCTCGGAGCTGGAATGCGGCTGAAGATCGAGCATCGCAGCGTCCTCCACTTCGAGGCGCCGGTCGTCGAGCAGCACTGCGAGCTGCGGCTCAAGCCGCGCGAGGACAAATATCAGCGGCTGCTCAGTCATCGGCTGGAGATCGATCCCAAGGTCCAAGTTTTCGAGTACGCCGACGCCTACGGCAACCGGGTCCAATCCTTCGCGATCATCCCGCCGCATCAGC from bacterium includes the following:
- a CDS encoding alpha-E domain-containing protein, encoding MLSRIADSLYWMSRYLERANNASRLVGINLVHLVEAEDSISEAGQWRPLLSIAGLESTYAELYPGEEIRGERVINLLTREASYAHSILNCLRQARENARLVRDRLSKEMWECMNEMWLRLNVRLRGPLPLEEWPEFHKSVRNGVALFHGLTVSTMMRGEGFDYVQLGTFLERADMTARILDVRYHLLLPDLSMVGSPLDYYQWAALLKSLSGFEAYRRKVHAGFRPIDVAEFVIFERDFPRSLRYSVERIYSSLQSLGASTLQQASFALVGNLLEEWNHISIQEIFFEKGLHEFLQDFLKSASELHFALSKDFFTTYVSELECG